The following is a genomic window from Chanos chanos chromosome 1, fChaCha1.1, whole genome shotgun sequence.
ATTTATCTACTGACGCCCTTATGTTCTCATTTACCAACAAATCCCTCTGGTCCAACCAACTTCAGGGCTATTTTATCTGCCAAGATGGAGGAGTTGCCATGAGCAATGTTTGCAAACGGGCCAGCATGGACAAACACAGGTGTCCCCTACAAAGCCAAAAACAATACATATGTGTCAGTTAAAACATCCAAGCCAGTCTGccccttttgaaaaaaaaaaagatagataggGTTATGTCACTGGAAGGGTGAATGCAAGGGCTGATGAGTTCCAcatatgaattttaaaaatcaaaaggcAAAAGTCTAGGTCCAAAGGATCCTCTTTGGATATTGGATTATTATGAATAAATGCTGAATTTAATATTGAAGCATTCTTTAGCTTACAAAACAATGGCAGACACATGTACTGATTAAAACCAGTTTTAGAAGGTGCCTTTTAGACATaattcaagcacacacacatacagagacagagagagagagacagacagagagagaaagagagagacagagacagagagagagagagagagagagagagagagagagagagagagagaaagagacagagagacagagagaaatggtgtCTGTCACCTCTAATGTCTGCATGAGGTTGGGCTTGATGGCATCTCTCATCAGTACTGTCAGAGCTCCACATACACCCTGCAAGAGACAAGGTCTCagagtgtatacacacacacacacacacacacacacagatcaacagcCTACACAAACTGATTATTACTTAACTTAATCACAATGTGAAATGATAGCAAAATAACTAATTGTAGTGTTTTAAAACTGTACAGGGTCTCTCCATTGGGTTAGCCTCTGTGGATCAGCAATAAGTCTGTGAATAAACATATACTCGGCCAACTCTCATTAAACCTGTAACTTTGATCACTTCAGGTAGCGTTAAAATGCCACTCTTGTCACAGTGAGAGTTAGTGTACTCCAACAAGATGTCATATGTATTATACTCAAGGCTAAGTCTCATGTATAACTTGAGGTTTTTATACATCCAATCATTCCAAAACATCTAAGTATTAAACCCAAACATAGGGCCACACACTTTACTTAAAAACACTGGCTCCATTTTAAACCTcattaaaatgtcagttttctgTAGCGCTAACCAGGTCTTCAGTTGTGACTGGTTCTCCACTGCGGCTTGTAGCCACCACCATCTtcgccagtctctctctcatgtcctcCAGACTGCTGGTAAGGGCCAACACTGCCATAATCTCACTGGCGACTGTGATATCAAACTGGGCCTGTAAGCGAGGTACAAAGGGTCAGTAATTTAAAGTTGTGGAAAATTAGGAATTTAACAAAGGACATTTCTTCTTGGGTGACCAGAGGTCCAACAATCTAATATTTTTCACACTGGACTATTCAAATCAGGGGAAAACATTTGACCCAGTCTAAATGCTTCAGCATTGAAAAGGTCTTATTTCAATGGTGACTTTACTGTTATTTGATCAATGAAACGGAAACATTTAGGTGAGGACGACACTGTTCTACAGTGTGTGCAAGGACGTACAGTTCTAGTGTAGCCTTTCTCGGTTGGGGACTGGCCAATTGTGATCTTCCTCAAGAAACGATCGTTAGTGTCCAACACTAGGagataaaaatattttcctGAAACAACTTGGCAAACACACATTCTAATGTATTCCTTCCTTCTCTATCAGACCACAAGACAGAATTATTAGAGATAACAAAACAGTCTgtacacacaagaaaaaaatagccacgAAAATTCTCATTGCTTTAAGACAAGTGTGTCTATTGGTTTATGGTGGTATGTATCATAgcatcatattcatattcataactCAACATTTCTGAGACCTTAATTGTAGCATCCACACCAAACCTTCGGCCCTACTGTACCTCTCTGCCAAGTGACTGAGTCAGGGTCAATGTCAAGACGGGCAAAACGAGTgatctcttcctctgtcagagTATTAGGGTCAGTCTTCTCTATGCCAAGTCTCTGAACgcgtgaaggagagaaaaagagaagcgtCACACACAGTTAATTCACTGCCCGCACTCTAATTTATTCATccaaactgaatgaataaatgaagacagaagagaaaaacaaatgttttaaacaacTGCAAGTCCACCACACATTAAATTAACTTTAAATGTAGTTTTATTTAAGTTAATTGTTCCAAATCAAtttgaaagaaaaccaaaacacacctgcagACAACCAGTGAAGCTAGTCCTAATAATTGTAAGATGGCATATTGGTTCATTGTAAATTTGTGTAGACAAACACTCCTACCTTCAGTCTGCTAATCTGAACAGGGGAAAATTTCCTCTGTCCTCCGCTCAGAGGCACCAGGCGGTTATAGAGTGCCTGCAAACAGCGATTCGAGAGACAGACAATTACCAATCAAAGGTAgtggagaaagggagagagaaatagagcgTGAGAAAAGAATGCCAGTACATTCGGTCATCCTGCAAtctaaaacacaacaaatccACAAACATAAGTAACTACGGTAGACTATATAGAGTACACAGAGCATATTAAGGCATGCAGTGGGATCTCCTGATGAGTGCTTACTTTATCAGACTGTGTGGCCTCATGAAACATTCGGGCATCAATGGCAGCTGCCACCAGATTATTAGCAGCTGTGATGGCGTGGATATCTCCTGTGAGGTGCAGGTTGAACTGAAACCATATAATGCATAAGGATCATGACAGATattaatattgatttaaaataGCTGGAAATTAGCCTAACATCATAATAAAACTGAAGTTTAATGAAATTTCctaattaaacaaaaacagtcagtcaAATGACATCCTGTCCTGGGTTTGCAAAAACATCAGTACCTCCTCCATGGGAATGACTTGGGAGTAACCACCACCAGCAGCGCCTCCTGTGGAAAGTTTAAAAGTTTAGCTGGAGTTTTGAAATTTGCTGAAAGTGCGCCAAGTATAGAGAGAAATTCTGCTAATCATTGATTAAACTGACCCTTGATGCCAAAAGTGGGGCCTTGAGAGGGCTGACgaacacaagcaaacacattGAGTTTGAGATGAGCACCCAGTGCCTGGACCAGACCAATAGTAGTGGtgctttttccctctcccaAAGGTGTGGGAGTGATTCTGGAGGGCAGacatacattcatttcatttttcaaagattCATTGAAAAATACTGCATaagtacacagaaaaaaaaaaaaattctcattgTAGATGAATGCATCTAGATGGGACATTCTGTATCAATAGTTGACTTCACATGTCTTCTTGCTCTTTTGTAATGCTAATGAAAACTGTGAGATGgtaatgttgaataaaaaaaaaaaaaaaaaggatttccaCATTAATGAATGTTCTCACGGTCACATCATACCCAGTGACAACCACATATTTTCCATCAGGCTGTGCCTGCAAGCGTTTGACGGTCTCCAGTTGTACTTTTGCTTTTGTCTTCCCATAGAGCTCAACTTCATCTGACAGAAGGCCAATCTCCCTGGCCAGGCAATCAATGGGCTTTGGCACACAGGAGCGTGAGATAACAATGTCACTgagtgaggaaaacaaacaaataaaaaggtaAATGAAGACCATCAGAAATTTGTTTCCACTGAAGCAAAAGATCATCAAGGAAGCAAAGGTAGCAGCAGTTTTGCAAATCCTATTATTTAAGTGCAATGAAATCTTAtggataatgtttttttttcttctctgtgaatGGGTTCATAAACAAAGATTGGAAGCAAGACAAACCTTGGGACTGGTTTCTGCAAGTTAAGCTTGGTATAGGTTATATTCCACTTCCCCGGTTCATGCGCCTGAAGAAACCTCTTAGCACTCAGAACCGTGTTCTAGttaaatggaaaaacacacacacgcaaaaccaGAATCAGACAGATCAGCAGAACAAAAATTTAGTGTTATTCAGTGGACTTTGGAACTGAACAagatgagaaataaaaaattaacCCACACTACAAATCAGAGGGGAAAATTCAGGTGTACTCCATTTAacccaaacaataaaaaacggtgaaaaaaaacagtgatgtcaAGCTCACATTAAGTAGCCTAAGTATGTCTGTGTCTTCTCTGAATTCTTACACAGATTAACAGCGAGAGAACACTACTGAAAGGTTTTGAGCATCAGACAATATCATAGACCTACCTGCATAAGCATGGCAACAGTCATGGGACCAACTCCACCAGGCACAGGGGTAATGAATGCAGCCTGATCTTTAGCGGTGGCATAATGAACATCCCCAACCACCCGTTTCCCActtggctttgtgttgtctgtgagagCACAGAAACTTGACATTACATGCAGAAAAGGATAAATCACATTcggaaaataaaacatacagtataGGGCAAGAAGTATGCAGACATCACTTCTTATTAGTGAATTTGGCTCTCCCAGGCACATCCATTGCTGTCTGGTGTATAAAATCAAGCAAACAGTCAAATAGTCTCCATAGACAAACATTAGCGGTAGAATGGGTTGTAATGAAGACTGCAATCATTTTCAGTATGGGACAGTCATAGGATGGCACCTGTTTCATATGAACTGTACATGTGAGTATGATTTAAAGATTAAGCATCTGCAAAGAACACAGTTGCACTCAGTTTTGAAACGGATACACACAACTTTGTAGTTAACaaataaacttttaaacttTACTATCATACAAAGCGTCTTGTCCAAATATGAGGAGGCCAAAACTGCATGCTGAGTCAGGCTAGTGGGCTGGATGTTACCTACCAGGAACATGATTGATACCGCAGTCAATGACCACTGCCCCCTTTTTAATCCATTCTCCCTTCACCATCTCTGCCTTCCCTATACCTGTGACCAAGATGTCTGCCTTGCCCACCTAGAGACAGGATGAAGAATACCATGATCAGATGACTACATTTCAATTTAGCAGTCAACTACACAAAGCAAATTTACAGCTTTTTCCTGAATTCACTGGATGATAGACGTAAAATCTCCTTTTCACAAAAGGGCATCGGTCAAAGGGACTGATTAGGGCATTAAGCACCATCAATTTTTAGAGAGCCTTGTTGATTTTGTTCGTTTTGTTCGGTAGCTATACTTTGACTCCCAAAGAACAAACTTCTGTCTTTAGGAGTCAAAGTACAGAAGGTCTAGAAGcacaaaactgtttttgctAGATTTGTTTTCAGAGGGCTCATCACTGAAGCGTTCTGCTGTTTCATTATACTGAACTACCTCTTTATTAGGTACATttggctttttaaaataaactgcaTGTTACACAAATGACTCATGGACACTACAGCATGAGTATGTTAGAATCAGCAACCCTATTGGGGTTTCATGTTTGTAACAAACAGTGGTAtaccacttaaaaaaaaaatcattcaccCCATAGCTCCTCTGCGGTTGGACAAAGCCCATTTTTGAAAGATGGCCAAAAGTAGTGAAAGTGTACACTAAACAGATTAAGATCCAAGAGGCGTTAATCCTTTATTTAGTCATACAGCCAGAACCACTTCacaaaaaacgaaaataaagaaaatatgctAAGACTGCCGTGCTGGGATCGAAAGGACAGGAGGAGCTTGTTGTCGAAACCCTGTAGCAATTTGAGGTTAAGTGTTTTGCACAATAGTGACAAACAGAAATCCCAAATAGCCTGCCTGGGATTCAAACCAGAAACTGTATGGTCCCTGGTGTGAAGCCCTAACCCAGTGAGTGGTCTCAGCTTGATACGTGACAGTAAATTCAGCTCACTGCAGTGGCCCTCCCAGTTACCCAGTTACCAATCAACTCAAGCATCAGTGAAATGAGACTGAAAATGTTATTCAAAGAAGAGATTCTAAATCAGCCAGATTCCAGCCACTTCAAATAAAGATAGCAATGAAGTATACATGGGCAGCCCTATGTTGTGGTCTCTACTCTTTGTAGAGTAATGCTTTGATGAATTCATGCTGTTCTTATGAGCAAGGGGTGCAGTTTTTACCTGTACCCAATAAAGCGGCCAAAGGTATATTTCTCCTTCCTATTTCAGGCAAAATTCGTTAACTTCCCCTCTCTGGGGTCATCAACTTGGATGTTAGGAAATTTATTCAAGAATTTAGACAATGTAAATGGAGTAAACACAAAGCTATTTGTTCTACTGAGTTTGTTAATCATTttctaaattttatttttatgggtCTAAATGTCGGAAGTATTCTTCCATTACGCAATTCTATGGCGGCACTTAGAACTGAATGACTATGTTCATGCATTTGTATGTTCATGCAGAGTGCATGTGCAACAGTAAGCAGTCAAAGGTTGTGAGCACGTTGCAACTCCTGTTTGGCTTGAACCTGTGTGCGCTAATTGCATGGCACAATGTTGGCAGGATTTTACCTCAGCAGCAAGGTCAGCCGTCTTTGAGTGACAGGTAGTAACTGTGGCATGGCTCCAGAGCAGAAGGTCATGCATTGGTGCTCCAACAATCTTGCTCCGCCCAATAACCACAGCCCTCTTGCccatcacagacacacctgcacacaggaTGTTATCAAGATCATTCTCTGACAATCTCAGAGAAATATTCAATGAATGACCTCACAACAAGAAAAACTCCCCCACTCCCACAAAATCATTTAGTTTACAGCTGAAATTCATGTATGAACAGAGGCCAAACATACTGGGTGTCTGcatcactatttttttttattcaaaaagaCATCCTTTTGGCAATCTAACAAACAGACTTCACTTTAAATGAAAAGACGCATCCTGAATAGGTCTATGCTCAAATACCATGTCATGCCATGCCATCCAAATGCTCAGTGTGGTTCAGTTCTCTCGTTCCACCACCAGCCCAGAGCT
Proteins encoded in this region:
- the mthfd1b gene encoding C-1-tetrahydrofolate synthase, cytoplasmic, whose protein sequence is MSAQIISGKEVSAKVRERLKKDVEEMKIKDPNFRPGLVVLQVGNREDSNLYISMKLKAAAEIGINATHLRLPRTATEDEVMHSIMEVNEDSSVHGLIVQLPLDSVHAIDTEKVTNAVAPEKDVDGLTSINAGKLARGDLGDCFIPCTPNGCMELIRHTGVSVMGKRAVVIGRSKIVGAPMHDLLLWSHATVTTCHSKTADLAAEVGKADILVTGIGKAEMVKGEWIKKGAVVIDCGINHVPDNTKPSGKRVVGDVHYATAKDQAAFITPVPGGVGPMTVAMLMQNTVLSAKRFLQAHEPGKWNITYTKLNLQKPVPSDIVISRSCVPKPIDCLAREIGLLSDEVELYGKTKAKVQLETVKRLQAQPDGKYVVVTGITPTPLGEGKSTTTIGLVQALGAHLKLNVFACVRQPSQGPTFGIKGGAAGGGYSQVIPMEEFNLHLTGDIHAITAANNLVAAAIDARMFHEATQSDKALYNRLVPLSGGQRKFSPVQISRLKRLGIEKTDPNTLTEEEITRFARLDIDPDSVTWQRVLDTNDRFLRKITIGQSPTEKGYTRTAQFDITVASEIMAVLALTSSLEDMRERLAKMVVATSRSGEPVTTEDLGVCGALTVLMRDAIKPNLMQTLEGTPVFVHAGPFANIAHGNSSILADKIALKLVGPEGFVVTEAGFGADIGMEKFFNIKCRYSGLRPHVVVLVATVRALKMHGGGPTVTAGLPLPKEYVEENLELLEKGCSNLRKQVENAKAFGVPVVVAVNAFKTDTDAELDLICRLAKEAGAFDAVHCFHWSEGGAGAVELGKAVQKAAEAPSNFRFLYDTELPIVDKIRIIAQKIYGADDIELLPEAQHKVELYTKQGFGNLPICMAKTHLSLSHDAERKGVPTGFILPIRDIRASVGAGFLYPLVGTMPTMPGLPTRPCFYDIDLDPVTGQVNGLF